One segment of Pandoraea pnomenusa DNA contains the following:
- the rpmJ gene encoding 50S ribosomal protein L36 — translation MKVLASVKCICRNCKFVKRKGVLRVICSSDPRHKQRQG, via the coding sequence ATGAAAGTTTTGGCATCTGTTAAGTGCATCTGCCGCAATTGCAAGTTTGTGAAGCGCAAAGGCGTGCTGCGTGTGATCTGCAGTTCGGATCCGCGTCACAAGCAACGTCAGGGCTAA
- a CDS encoding DNA-directed RNA polymerase subunit alpha: MQTSLLKPKIIAVEPVGEHHAKVVMEPFERGYGHTLGNALRRVLLSSMVGYAPTEVTIAGVVHEYSTMDGVEEDVVNFLLNLKGVVFKLHNRDEVTVTLRKDGEGVVRASDIEVPHDVELINPDHVIAHLAKGGKLDVQIKIEKGRGYVPGNVRRYGDESAKVIGRIVLDASFSPVKRVSYAVESARVEQRTDLDKLVMNIETNGVVSPEEAIRQSARILVDQLSVFAALEGTEAASEAPSRAPQIDPILLRPVDDLELTVRSANCLKAENIYYIGDLIQRTENELLKTPNLGRKSLNEIKEVLASRGLTLGMKLENWPPAGLEK, encoded by the coding sequence ATGCAAACCAGTTTGTTGAAGCCCAAGATCATTGCGGTTGAGCCGGTCGGCGAGCATCACGCCAAAGTCGTGATGGAGCCGTTCGAACGTGGCTATGGCCACACCTTGGGCAATGCGCTTCGCCGCGTGCTGTTGTCGTCGATGGTGGGCTACGCGCCGACCGAAGTGACGATCGCCGGCGTTGTGCACGAGTATTCCACCATGGATGGTGTCGAGGAAGATGTCGTCAACTTCCTGCTGAACCTCAAGGGTGTCGTGTTCAAGCTGCATAACCGTGACGAAGTCACCGTTACGCTGCGCAAGGATGGTGAAGGTGTGGTGCGCGCTTCGGATATCGAAGTGCCGCATGATGTGGAACTCATCAACCCCGATCACGTGATCGCGCATCTGGCCAAGGGCGGCAAGCTCGACGTTCAGATCAAGATCGAGAAGGGTCGTGGTTATGTCCCGGGTAACGTTCGTCGTTATGGCGACGAGTCGGCCAAGGTGATCGGCCGCATCGTTCTCGATGCGTCGTTCTCGCCGGTCAAGCGTGTGAGCTATGCGGTCGAGTCGGCCCGTGTGGAACAGCGCACGGACCTGGACAAGCTTGTGATGAACATCGAGACCAACGGTGTGGTGTCGCCGGAAGAAGCGATCCGTCAATCGGCCCGCATTCTGGTGGATCAACTGTCGGTGTTCGCTGCGCTGGAAGGCACGGAAGCCGCCAGCGAAGCGCCGTCGCGTGCGCCGCAGATCGATCCGATCCTGCTGCGTCCGGTGGACGATCTCGAGCTGACGGTGCGTTCGGCCAACTGCCTGAAGGCCGAAAACATCTACTACATCGGCGACCTGATCCAGCGTACCGAGAACGAATTGCTCAAGACCCCGAACCTGGGTCGCAAGTCGCTCAACGAAATCAAGGAAGTCCTTGCCTCGCGTGGTCTCACGCTGGGCATGAAGCTCGAAAACTGGCCGCCGGCCGGTCTCGAGAAGTAA
- the rplO gene encoding 50S ribosomal protein L15, translating to MELNSIKPAEGAKHAKRRVGRGIGSGLGKTAGRGHKGQKSRSGGFHKVGFEGGQMPLQRRLPKRGFKSLTRRFVGEVRLSDLNNLPVDEIDLLVLKQAGLVSELSLSAKIIASGEITRKVVVKGLGVTKGALTAIQAAGGSVAE from the coding sequence ATGGAATTGAATTCGATTAAGCCGGCAGAAGGCGCCAAGCACGCCAAGCGCCGCGTTGGCCGTGGCATCGGTTCGGGTCTGGGTAAAACCGCCGGCCGTGGTCACAAGGGTCAGAAGTCGCGTTCGGGCGGCTTCCACAAGGTGGGCTTCGAAGGCGGTCAAATGCCGCTGCAACGTCGTCTGCCGAAGCGTGGCTTCAAGTCGCTGACGCGTCGTTTCGTGGGCGAAGTTCGCCTGTCGGACCTGAACAACCTGCCGGTCGATGAAATCGATCTGCTCGTTCTGAAGCAGGCCGGTCTGGTGAGCGAGCTGTCGCTGTCGGCCAAGATCATCGCCTCCGGCGAGATCACCCGCAAGGTCGTTGTGAAGGGTCTGGGCGTCACCAAAGGTGCGCTCACTGCCATTCAAGCGGCCGGCGGTTCGGTCGCAGAGTAA
- the rplQ gene encoding 50S ribosomal protein L17, which yields MRHRHGLRKLNRTSSHRLAMLRNMSNSLLQHEAIKTTLPKAKELRKVVEPLITLGKKDTVANRRLAFNRLRDREMVTKLFNELGPRFANRPGGYLRILKMGFRVGDNAPMAFVELLDRPEVDTEAPEVAE from the coding sequence ATGCGTCACCGTCATGGTCTGCGTAAACTGAACCGTACCAGCAGCCACCGTCTGGCAATGCTGCGTAACATGTCGAACTCGCTGCTGCAACACGAAGCGATCAAGACCACGCTGCCGAAGGCCAAGGAACTGCGTAAGGTCGTCGAGCCCCTCATCACCCTCGGTAAGAAGGACACGGTTGCCAACCGTCGTCTGGCGTTCAACCGCCTGCGCGATCGCGAAATGGTCACGAAGCTGTTCAACGAACTCGGCCCGCGTTTTGCCAACCGTCCGGGCGGCTACCTGCGTATCCTGAAGATGGGTTTCCGCGTGGGTGACAACGCACCGATGGCTTTCGTCGAACTGCTGGATCGTCCGGAAGTCGACACGGAAGCGCCGGAAGTCGCTGAGTAA
- the rpsK gene encoding 30S ribosomal protein S11, which translates to MAKQQNNAASQRVRKKVKKSVAEGVVHVHASFNNTIITITDRQGNALAWATSGGQGFKGSRKSTPFAAQVAAESAGRVALEYGVKNLEVRIKGPGPGRESAVRALNALGIKITAISDVTPVPHNGCRPPKRRRI; encoded by the coding sequence ATGGCTAAGCAACAGAACAACGCCGCTTCGCAGCGCGTTCGCAAGAAGGTCAAGAAGAGCGTTGCCGAAGGCGTCGTGCACGTCCACGCTTCGTTCAACAACACCATCATCACGATCACCGATCGTCAGGGCAATGCGCTGGCATGGGCGACGTCGGGTGGCCAGGGCTTCAAGGGTTCGCGCAAGTCGACCCCGTTCGCTGCCCAGGTTGCTGCCGAGTCGGCTGGTCGCGTGGCACTGGAATACGGTGTGAAGAACCTCGAAGTTCGCATCAAGGGCCCGGGCCCGGGTCGCGAATCGGCGGTTCGTGCATTGAATGCGCTGGGTATCAAGATCACGGCCATCTCGGACGTGACGCCGGTCCCGCACAACGGCTGCCGCCCGCCGAAGCGTCGTCGTATCTAA
- the rpsD gene encoding 30S ribosomal protein S4, whose product MARYIGPKAKLSRREGTDLFLKSARRSLADKCKLDSKPGQHGRTSGARTSDYGNQLREKQKVKRIYGVLERQFRRYFAEADRVKGNTGENLLQLLESRLDNVVYRMGFGSTRAEARQLVGHKAIVLNGVVANIPSIKVKAGDVITVREKAKKQVRIQEALSLAEQVGFPIWVSVDAKKMEGTFKALPERSDIAGDINESLIVELYSR is encoded by the coding sequence GTGGCACGTTATATCGGCCCGAAGGCCAAACTCTCCCGCCGTGAAGGTACTGACCTCTTCCTGAAGAGCGCACGTCGCTCGCTCGCCGACAAGTGCAAGCTGGATAGCAAGCCGGGTCAGCATGGCCGCACCTCGGGTGCTCGCACGTCGGACTACGGCAACCAACTGCGCGAAAAGCAGAAGGTCAAGCGTATCTACGGCGTGCTTGAGCGTCAGTTCCGTCGTTATTTCGCGGAAGCCGACCGCGTCAAGGGCAACACGGGTGAAAACCTGCTGCAATTGCTCGAGTCGCGCCTGGACAACGTCGTGTACCGCATGGGCTTTGGCTCGACGCGCGCCGAAGCGCGCCAGCTGGTCGGCCACAAGGCGATCGTGCTGAATGGTGTTGTTGCCAACATCCCGTCGATCAAGGTCAAGGCCGGTGATGTGATCACCGTGCGTGAAAAGGCCAAGAAGCAAGTGCGTATTCAAGAAGCACTGTCGCTGGCTGAGCAAGTCGGTTTCCCGATCTGGGTTTCGGTTGACGCCAAGAAGATGGAAGGCACTTTCAAGGCACTGCCGGAACGTAGCGATATCGCGGGCGACATCAACGAAAGCCTGATCGTCGAATTGTATTCGCGTTAA
- the infA gene encoding translation initiation factor IF-1 has protein sequence MSKDDVIQMQGEVLENLPNATFRVKLENGHVVLGHISGKMRMHYIRILPGDKVTVELTPYDLSRARIVFRAK, from the coding sequence ATGTCGAAAGACGACGTTATTCAAATGCAGGGTGAGGTCCTTGAAAACCTCCCCAATGCCACCTTCCGGGTAAAGCTGGAAAATGGCCATGTAGTACTCGGACATATTTCCGGCAAGATGCGGATGCATTACATCCGCATTCTGCCCGGGGATAAGGTGACGGTAGAGTTGACGCCCTACGATCTGTCGCGTGCGCGGATCGTCTTCCGGGCGAAGTGA
- the secY gene encoding preprotein translocase subunit SecY, protein MAKSPNLAKPGTQGPKYADLRRRLVFLLLALIVYRIGAHIPVPGIDPDQLAQLFQRQSGGILGMFNMFSGGALSRFTIFALGIMPYISASIIMQLLAMVSPQLEALRKEGQAGQRKITQYTRYFTVVLALFQAAAIAVTLESEPGLVVDPGMLFRLTTVITLVTGTMFLMWLGEQITERGLGNGISIIIFGGIAAGLPNAVGGLFELVSTGSIGPFSAIVICALVVLVTFFVVFVERGQRKILVNYAKRQVGNKVYGGQASHLPLKLNMAGVIPPIFASSIILFPATIANWFGAGDNARWLKDIAAKLSPGQPIYVMLYALAIVFFCFFYTALVFNSKETADNLKKSGAFVPGIRPGDQTARYIDKILTRLTLAGAAYVTLVCLLPEFLVLRWNVPFYFGGTSLLIIVVVTMDFMAQVQSYVMSQQYESLLRKANFKGGNNMTLR, encoded by the coding sequence TTGGCCAAGTCTCCTAATCTCGCTAAGCCTGGTACGCAGGGCCCGAAGTATGCGGATCTGCGTCGGCGGCTGGTTTTCCTGCTGCTGGCGCTGATTGTCTACCGTATTGGTGCGCATATCCCGGTGCCGGGCATCGACCCCGATCAGCTGGCGCAGTTGTTCCAGCGCCAGTCGGGCGGGATCCTGGGCATGTTCAACATGTTCTCGGGCGGTGCGTTGTCGCGTTTCACGATCTTCGCGCTCGGGATCATGCCGTACATCTCGGCGTCGATCATCATGCAGCTGCTGGCGATGGTCTCGCCGCAGTTGGAAGCATTGCGTAAGGAAGGCCAGGCCGGACAGCGCAAGATCACGCAGTACACCCGGTATTTCACGGTGGTGCTCGCGCTCTTCCAGGCAGCGGCGATCGCGGTGACGTTGGAAAGCGAGCCGGGGCTCGTCGTCGATCCGGGCATGCTGTTCCGCCTGACGACGGTGATCACGCTCGTGACCGGCACGATGTTCCTGATGTGGCTGGGTGAGCAAATCACCGAACGCGGGCTCGGTAACGGTATCTCGATCATCATCTTTGGTGGTATCGCGGCCGGTTTGCCGAACGCAGTGGGTGGTTTGTTCGAGCTCGTCAGCACCGGTTCGATCGGCCCGTTCTCGGCGATCGTGATCTGTGCCCTCGTGGTGCTCGTGACGTTCTTCGTCGTGTTCGTCGAACGTGGTCAGCGCAAGATCCTTGTGAACTACGCCAAGCGTCAGGTCGGCAACAAGGTGTACGGTGGTCAGGCTTCGCACCTGCCGCTCAAGCTGAACATGGCAGGCGTGATTCCGCCGATTTTCGCGTCGTCGATCATCCTGTTCCCGGCAACGATCGCGAATTGGTTCGGTGCGGGTGACAACGCGCGCTGGCTCAAGGACATCGCGGCAAAGTTGTCGCCGGGTCAGCCGATCTACGTGATGCTCTACGCACTGGCGATCGTGTTCTTCTGCTTCTTCTACACCGCTCTGGTGTTCAACAGCAAGGAGACCGCCGATAACCTGAAGAAGAGCGGCGCGTTCGTTCCGGGTATTCGTCCGGGCGACCAGACGGCGCGGTATATCGACAAGATCCTGACGCGCCTTACGCTGGCCGGCGCGGCATACGTCACCCTGGTGTGTTTGCTGCCTGAGTTTCTGGTGTTGCGTTGGAATGTCCCGTTCTACTTCGGTGGGACCTCACTGCTGATTATCGTGGTGGTGACGATGGACTTCATGGCGCAAGTGCAGTCGTATGTGATGTCGCAACAGTATGAGTCGCTGCTCCGCAAGGCGAATTTCAAGGGCGGCAATAACATGACGCTTCGCTGA
- the rpsM gene encoding 30S ribosomal protein S13, translating into MARIAGVNIPNHQHTAIGLTAIYGIGRTRARQICDAAGVAYSKKVNDLDDADLEKLRDQVGQLTVEGDLRREVTMSIKRLMDLGCYRGMRHRKGLPLRGQRTRTNARTRKGPRKAGVSLKK; encoded by the coding sequence ATGGCTCGTATCGCAGGGGTTAACATCCCGAACCACCAGCACACCGCAATCGGCCTGACGGCTATTTACGGTATCGGCCGTACGCGCGCTCGCCAGATTTGCGACGCCGCCGGCGTGGCTTACTCGAAGAAGGTCAATGACCTCGACGACGCCGATCTCGAAAAGCTGCGTGACCAAGTCGGCCAACTGACGGTCGAAGGCGACCTGCGCCGTGAAGTGACCATGAGCATCAAGCGCCTGATGGACCTGGGCTGCTATCGTGGTATGCGTCACCGCAAGGGCTTGCCGCTTCGCGGTCAGCGCACCCGTACCAATGCGCGTACCCGCAAGGGCCCGCGTAAGGCCGGCGTCTCGCTGAAGAAGTAA
- the rpmD gene encoding 50S ribosomal protein L30, with the protein MSQQTVKVKLVKSLIGTREDHRATVKGLGLRRLNSVSELQDTPAVRGMINKVSYLVKIVD; encoded by the coding sequence ATGTCGCAGCAAACTGTGAAAGTTAAGCTGGTCAAGAGCCTGATCGGCACGCGCGAAGACCATCGCGCGACCGTGAAGGGTCTGGGCCTGCGTCGCCTCAATTCGGTCAGCGAGTTGCAGGATACGCCCGCTGTGCGGGGCATGATCAACAAGGTCTCGTACCTTGTGAAGATCGTCGACTGA